The Sulfoacidibacillus ferrooxidans genome contains the following window.
ATCAACAGAATGAACAGTCTCTTGAGCAGCTCGTTGAAGATGGGGGCCAGTGGGTCGATGATATGGAATCGACTCCAGAAGAACTACTTCTGAAAAACCACGATGTGACAATCGTTCGCAAAGCGATGAAAATACTATATCGGAAACATTTAAAGTACTTTCAAGTCCTTTATTGCCGCGCATTTCACGAGTTATCTACATCCGAAACAGCGAAGTTGCTAGGAACGACAACTCATGATATTTCACGGACACTGAATCGGGCAAAAGAGAAGCTGCGAGAAATAATTCTTGAAATTGAAACACCTGTACCTAATCGAAAATGAATCGAAATGGGTGGTTACAGTGACAGAACAATCGCGAGACCATGACTTACAGTTCTTAACTGAACGTCGTCACGAAATCTTTAACGGAAAAAACCAATACCTTGCGATTTTACGCGGTAAAATTAAGGTACCAACACTCACTGATACGGACGATGAGTTCGACGAAGGAGTTTTATCATTTGGTCAGTTTGTCGCGCACAAAGCACAAGCTTTGGGCCTAACAATGCGTGAGCTGTCAAGTGTAGTGCAAATATCCATGGATGACATCATTAGAATTTACGATGACGTGTTGTTTCCTTGGGACTTAACTCCTGTCATATTGAACAAGATGGCACAAAGGTTTAATGTACCGCTTTCAGATTTCATAAGTGTCGTTCGAAACCATCCTTTACTGGATGACTCCTTGAGAGCACGGCTACCACAACAGACAATCGCTGCCCGTACGCACCATACTTTAGACGCTAATTTACGAAAAAACGAACTAATAGAGACCCAAATTTCGATACAACGGCATCGTGAAATTAGAAAACGGGATGCTTTTATTTTGGATCTTCAGCGAAACAACTAAAATGCGTGACAAAACATGTGTATGTCACGCATGATGTTGGCACTTAAATAATCCGATTGGTGCGCAGCGAATACCATAGCGCTTCCTCGCTGACTTGGAACAACTGAGCCATTTCCTTTGGTTTCATTGTTTTGATTTTTTCCTTCAAAAGATAGCCGGGCATTAACAATCCAGAAGCAAATGCGTTCGCTTCCTCCTCCAAAGGCTTGTCTGGAGAGCTTTCATTCACATCCGCATACTCCGTCCACTTTCGAACTTTATGATTAAGTGCCAGATGCCCAAGTTCATGTGCCATAGTGAACCTTTGGTGTACAGGGTGCTTTTTTGTGTTTATATAAATCTCTTGACTGTCTAAATCTGCGTTACCCGATACGTTTACTGGTAGTTCTAATTTCACGAGGTGAAGCCCAAACACTTCAATGATGATTTTTTCTACATCCACTGGGGGGGTTGTGCAATACTGCTTCGCAAGTTTTTCTCCCAAGGCTCTAGCAGGCTTTGTCAGAGCTTTTTGTGGTGTACTCTCTTCGTAGTCGAACACCAACATTACCCCTTTATTTGGATATCCTTTATCTCATTATAGGTGACTACTATCACTGTATCAACGACATGAAAAAAATTTATAGTTCACTGAGAGATTTGCGTGGGAATTGGTAATAGGTAGACAAGAACCCATTTAGGAGGCGTTGTCGATGGAACACGCAAAGAGTAAGGACATCATGATTATTGTCAGCGGAGAAGAAGTGCTGATGTCGTCTCACAAGGTAACTGTCGGTGCCATCTTAACTGAAGCAGGGTTTGTACCCCTTGAAAATTATCGCTTGGTGCGTGATGCAGGTGACCATAAATATCCGGACTACGCGGAAGAGATAGAAATCCACGAACGCGAGCGGTTTACAGCACTCTTTGAAGGACAAACCCAGACTTCATAAGGGGGTAACACTAATGACTCATCAAGAATTGGTTGACCATCTCGTCGGAATTGGGTGGTCAGTTGACCACCTAACAGGCAAAGACGGTAATACGTATCTCGTGATACATGACTACGAAATTACATCGGGACGTTTGAAGGGAACCAAGGCCGACATTGGTATTCTCAAG
Protein-coding sequences here:
- a CDS encoding ImmA/IrrE family metallo-endopeptidase, which produces MFDYEESTPQKALTKPARALGEKLAKQYCTTPPVDVEKIIIEVFGLHLVKLELPVNVSGNADLDSQEIYINTKKHPVHQRFTMAHELGHLALNHKVRKWTEYADVNESSPDKPLEEEANAFASGLLMPGYLLKEKIKTMKPKEMAQLFQVSEEALWYSLRTNRII
- a CDS encoding sigma-70 family RNA polymerase sigma factor, with product MASSFFPIYVVLRDGTTPNEQEFNQFLYHIRLEVSQKYRGYTGSWLSNDNYLHEDLFQQALAEISSGIHKGNFNPEMSTFKNWVDGLVHNTIRKHFARQKNQQNEQSLEQLVEDGGQWVDDMESTPEELLLKNHDVTIVRKAMKILYRKHLKYFQVLYCRAFHELSTSETAKLLGTTTHDISRTLNRAKEKLREIILEIETPVPNRK